In Mycobacteriales bacterium, one genomic interval encodes:
- a CDS encoding TIGR03085 family metal-binding protein, with protein MTSWARAERAELVDLLRRLGPDAPTACVGWTTADMAAHLYVRERRADAGPGVVLGGPFASHTDRVMASVLRVHPYDDVVSRVAAGPPLLLRPVDEQMNLFEFFVHHEDVRRANGEGRRGLPAAFDDVMWERLRRMLRLSLRRMRGTQVEVVSDHGGRAVVGGTGPTVRITGPVGELVLYSFNRKDIAEVELTGDPSAVAALRAARLGI; from the coding sequence CTCGTCGACCTGCTGCGACGGTTGGGCCCCGACGCACCGACCGCGTGCGTCGGCTGGACCACCGCGGACATGGCGGCGCACCTCTACGTCCGGGAGCGTCGTGCCGACGCCGGCCCGGGCGTCGTACTCGGCGGACCGTTCGCCTCGCACACCGACCGGGTCATGGCGAGCGTCCTGCGCGTTCACCCGTACGACGACGTCGTGTCACGGGTCGCGGCCGGCCCGCCGCTGTTGCTTCGGCCGGTGGACGAGCAGATGAACCTGTTCGAGTTCTTCGTCCATCACGAGGACGTCCGCCGCGCGAACGGCGAAGGGCGTCGTGGGCTCCCCGCCGCGTTCGACGACGTGATGTGGGAGCGACTGCGCCGGATGCTGCGGTTGTCGTTGCGCCGGATGCGGGGCACCCAGGTGGAAGTCGTGTCCGACCACGGCGGCCGGGCCGTCGTCGGCGGGACCGGTCCGACGGTGCGGATCACGGGACCGGTCGGTGAGCTGGTGCTCTACTCGTTCAACCGCAAGGACATCGCCGAGGTGGAGCTGACCGGGGACCCGTCGGCGGTCGCGGCGCTGCGCGCGGCCCGTCTCGGCATCTGA